The uncultured Methanolobus sp. sequence AGTATTCCGATGGTTAAGAGAAAGTTCAGGATGGACTTACGGAGATATCAGTGATAAGTTAGAGGTATCTGTGAATCAGGTTGAAGACTGGGAAAAGGGAAAGAAATCCCCTACTATTGATAACCTGAAAGTCCTGGCTAAGGAATACAAAAGACCGCTGGCGGCTTTTCTGTTGTCAAATCCTGGAGAGAAGCAGACACTTCCAACTGATTACAGAAAACTGCCTGATGGTTCATACAGTTTATCGAAGAAGAGCCTTTTTGCTATCAGAAAAGCTCGTAATATGCAGACTGAAAGCAGTGAGTTGATGGAAAATCTTCACCAGAGTGTTGAGCCAGATGTGGAATTTGTAAGTCTGAAAGATGACCCGGAACTTGTTTCTTCCAATGAAAGAGAAAAAATGAACATCACTCTTGAAGTACAGCGCAAATGGAGAACTCCTTATGATGCATTCAATGGTCTGAGAGAGATCATTGAACATCAGAACATACTTGTGTTCCAGCTTTCTGCTGATCTGGATGATTTCAGAGGATTTACACTGATGGATACTAGACCATTTGCTATTGTTGTTAATTCCTCGGATATTATTCAAGCACGCTTATTTTCACTTCTTCATGAATATGCCCATATTCTGCTGAATAAGCCTGCTATGTGCATTCCACATGAAGGGGAGATTGGTATTGCCGGCAAAGGTGAGAGGGAAAGGACTGAGGCATGGTGTAACCGTTTTGCAGCTTCTTTTTTGCTCCCGACAAATGTTATTGAAGCTGATTTCTCAACATTTGGAATGGAGAATTATGGCAAGATAGCAGGACGGTATAAAGTGAGTCTTTCAACCACTTTAACCCGACTGGTTTCGCTTGGTCTGATATCTCAGACAGAATACAGGTTTGAGATCAACAAACTTCAGGCTGCTGAATCGAATGGTGAAGATGAAAGCAAAAATGGTGGCATGGGTGAAACTTCGGCAACGAAGGCACGCCGTGAGAAGGGAGACTCATTCGTTTCACTGGTTCTTGAAAATTCGCAGGCGGGCTATATAACAAGCAGTGAAGCACTGAATTATCTGGATGTCAAAACAAGACATATGAAAGAGTTAACCGAGTCAAAATAAAACGTGGGTTGTGTATATTATGGAGAGGAATGTTTTTTATGTCATTGATACCTCTTCATTGATTGATATGGGTAGAAATTATCCCATAGCCATTTTCCCTTCTTTCTGGAAAAAGTTCGAGGAACTTATCCATCATCATCGAATTGCTGCACCTGATATTGTCCTGACTGAACTGGAACGTCAGGATGATGAACTTACAGAATGGGCGAAAAACCACAGCCAGATTTTATTCCGTGATTCCTCAGACATGTACTTCCGGGTTATAGACATTCTCAGCGAGTTCCCAAAACTTATCGACCCGAACGATGACCACGAACAAGCCGACCCTTTTCTTATCGCTATGGCCCTTGAAATAACAGATGGCCCGCAACAAACCCTGTGCGACTGCCCGGAAGTGGTTATTGTAACCCAGGAACGCTATAACGGTAAAAGATCAAAAAAGACAAAAATCCCACAGGTCTGCACCCATTACAATATCCCCTGCATCCAGCTTTTAGACCTGATAACAAATGAAGGCTGGGAGTTTTAAGAATTGTTTGTGCTTTCCTGACATGATGGAATTTCATCTTTAAACACTTGCCAGAGCTGTTCTAACTTAACTAAAACATCACTACAAAATTGAACGACTTCTTTTGGTTCTTCATGCATTAAAGGGACAAACATTTTTACATGACTCTCATCATTAAATTGTTCTTGACCTTCAATTTGTGCTTTGAAAACCAGATTTGCCTGGAAAAAGGTTTGTATTGGCTTATGCTGAATTGTATTTCTTGCTTCTTTTATTTCATCTATCCATTCTGAATTTTGGAGAATTAATTCATGAATCAGAGAATCCTGGAAATCAGGTAATTTTTCACGAGCTTTTTTATTCATATATTGACCAAAAGAGAATGAACGCTCTTCATTATAACCATCAACAATTCTGCATTTTAAGTCAACCATTCCATTAATTGAAGCCATGACAGAACTGATAAAAGAGTAGAATTCGTACAATTCCACAGCAAATCCTTTTTTATAGAAAATTGTCACAGGAAGTCGAAATTCAAATCCACCGTTTCCAACTATCTTTTGGAGCCCTGTTTCATCGACTTCTGGTTTATTCCCCACTGATAATGTATGTTCTAAAATATTGTAGTGATATCTTGAACTATCAATGAAAAACTCAATCGTGTCAGTTTTTTCTTTAATATTCATGTAATCACAGTCGATTTTAGATTTTTTGATTATTTACTACCTAACAAAATCAAATATCAGATTAAAAGCCCATTAACCATAGCTTCCATCAACCTCTCCCCATCCTCCTGCGCCTGCCTTATGTCAGATTCAAGCCGGTCGCAGAGTTCCATAAGTTGATCGACTTTGGCAACGATGCGCTGTTGTTCTGCGAGGGGTGGGAGAGGAATTAAAAAATCAGCTAATGTTTTTAAGTTCAAACCTTTATACGCAATTCCTCTAGTTTTGCTAACATTAAACTCTTGTATATATGGCGAAGAAATTACATTCAACATATATTCATTATTAATTTCTTTGATTAAAGGAATTAAGGCAATTTCCCTAGCTATATTATAACCCTGAATATGTTCTGGAGCAATTGCACAACCACCCAAAGTTCCTCTAATTGTCATTAATAACTCTCCACCCTGAATGATTGTTCTTTTGTATTTATTGGAGATTTGTGTAGTTACTGTCCTAACATTGTGTAAATCAAGCCGTCTAAATTTGACATTACTACACCTTAAAGCTAGAACTCCTTTTGAATCTTCAGCACCCATTTTGACTATTCCGTAAGTGATACCTCTGGAATCAACAATGTCACTTAACTTAACCCATTTCCAACTAATGGGAATTTCAAATGGATATTCGTTGGATTTTATAGGAGAGAATCGTTTTTTTTCACTTTTGTTCTTAATTACAATCTTCCCTAACAAAATATCAGCAGGCTCATCCTCATCATCCTGCTCCACGAGCTTCCCCATCACCGCAAGCTGCAAAATAGCCTGCCTCAGTTTTTCCACGTTTTCCAGATTATCATACAGCAGCCCGAAATTATCACATACGAGCCTCCAGTTCTCTGCAAACTTCTCCGGGCTGCCGGCATCGAGCATCTTGTTGAGGGCTGCATTGTTGAGATTAATACGGCTTTCATGCTTCTTTTGTTGCAGGGATTCAAGTTGGTCGCAGAGTTCCATGAGCTGGTCGACTTTGGCGACAATGCGTTTTTGTTCTGCGAGGGGAGGGAGAGGAATATAAATTCTACTAAGATGAGTTGAACCGAAATTCGGTTGCATTCCTACAAGCTGAATTTCCATTTGTTTTTTAAAAAAAGAAGTATCTAAGAAATATTTAAGATAGTTCGGTTCAAATGTACTTGAATAAAAGCATAATCGAATGGTACTCGTATTTAGCATTACTTTATAACCGGGATTCTTAAACCAAGCACTTTTACCCCAACTTCCACCAGAAGATGCAAATAAAAGATCACCTTCCTCAATTAAAAAATGAGAATATTTTTCATTAAATTCATCCTCTGATACAAACTTATCTGAATTTTCAAAAAGTAGAGTTCCATTTGGAAGAATGTTCTTTACATTTAATAATTGTAACTATTCAGCCTATCTCATTTCCACCAGGCTGCTTTCTCTATTTACGCTCAATTCTGCAATAAATAAACAAGTGGATTCCCATTGAATATTTCACTAATCGAGTCTATAACCGATAGAGATTTCTTGTTCACAGTAGAAACGTATCCTCTAATGCGGCAGAAATTTCTAGCCCCTTGTTCACTACGGAAAGTACCTGATATCTTCTGCTGTACCTTCGTCATTCTGATATCTCTTTCCGCCTGATTGTTATCAAACGAAACGTCCGGGTCGTACATAAACCGCAAGATATCCTCCTTAAACCTCATGAACCGATCCAGCAGGTTCTTTGCTGCAGTTTGCTTCTTACGTCCTCGTTTTTTAGACTGCACATCTGATTCCGGATCAGGAGGAATTTCGTTCATTCCATAACAGGTAATGTGATCATAATCCTCACTGAACTTTTGAATTAGTTCAGTATCTAAAAGACCATTATCTACCTGGTGTTTGATGCACACCAACAGATCACTCATTAGCTTTGGCCACTCTTGATCACTGTTTTCAGCAACTCCGGTTAACTCTCTTAACAGATGTGCATTACATAATGAATGCTGGCAATCATATTTGTAGTACGGTTTCCAGAAATCATGTGTTGCAACACCAGTATAACCTGGCAGGATACCCATGGAGTCCATTGCTTGCGACCCTCTTTTTTTATGTACAAAATAATATGTGAGGTTCTTAGTACCTGCTACATGAAGCCAATTACGGGATGCGTTTATTCTTAAACCTGTTTCATCCAGGTT is a genomic window containing:
- a CDS encoding XRE family transcriptional regulator, with product MLRYDKQIPVNPEVFRWLRESSGWTYGDISDKLEVSVNQVEDWEKGKKSPTIDNLKVLAKEYKRPLAAFLLSNPGEKQTLPTDYRKLPDGSYSLSKKSLFAIRKARNMQTESSELMENLHQSVEPDVEFVSLKDDPELVSSNEREKMNITLEVQRKWRTPYDAFNGLREIIEHQNILVFQLSADLDDFRGFTLMDTRPFAIVVNSSDIIQARLFSLLHEYAHILLNKPAMCIPHEGEIGIAGKGERERTEAWCNRFAASFLLPTNVIEADFSTFGMENYGKIAGRYKVSLSTTLTRLVSLGLISQTEYRFEINKLQAAESNGEDESKNGGMGETSATKARREKGDSFVSLVLENSQAGYITSSEALNYLDVKTRHMKELTESK
- a CDS encoding DUF4411 family protein — encoded protein: MERNVFYVIDTSSLIDMGRNYPIAIFPSFWKKFEELIHHHRIAAPDIVLTELERQDDELTEWAKNHSQILFRDSSDMYFRVIDILSEFPKLIDPNDDHEQADPFLIAMALEITDGPQQTLCDCPEVVIVTQERYNGKRSKKTKIPQVCTHYNIPCIQLLDLITNEGWEF
- a CDS encoding restriction endonuclease subunit S, which codes for MLPNGTLLFENSDKFVSEDEFNEKYSHFLIEEGDLLFASSGGSWGKSAWFKNPGYKVMLNTSTIRLCFYSSTFEPNYLKYFLDTSFFKKQMEIQLVGMQPNFGSTHLSRIYIPLPPLAEQKRIVAKVDQLMELCDQLESLQQKKHESRINLNNAALNKMLDAGSPEKFAENWRLVCDNFGLLYDNLENVEKLRQAILQLAVMGKLVEQDDEDEPADILLGKIVIKNKSEKKRFSPIKSNEYPFEIPISWKWVKLSDIVDSRGITYGIVKMGAEDSKGVLALRCSNVKFRRLDLHNVRTVTTQISNKYKRTIIQGGELLMTIRGTLGGCAIAPEHIQGYNIAREIALIPLIKEINNEYMLNVISSPYIQEFNVSKTRGIAYKGLNLKTLADFLIPLPPLAEQQRIVAKVDQLMELCDRLESDIRQAQEDGERLMEAMVNGLLI
- a CDS encoding IS66 family transposase; its protein translation is MEREEILAVYEAGPEAVIELVTRLLGIIEQQNLIIEQQALQIAQLEERVKHLEEMLDKNSCNSSKPPSTDSYARKKPKVKTQRKKSDRSAGGQNGHPGTTLRMNDEPDELVVHHIDKCIKCGGSLVSVSPDYERRQVFDIPLITIKCIEHRCEIKKCPECSHMNKAVFPDGVTQPTQYGHRVRSFAVYLHTNQLLPYQRVVKLFSDILGCRISPATIVNIERNCYDKLEAFESGVRYLLKQSHAINLDETGLRINASRNWLHVAGTKNLTYYFVHKKRGSQAMDSMGILPGYTGVATHDFWKPYYKYDCQHSLCNAHLLRELTGVAENSDQEWPKLMSDLLVCIKHQVDNGLLDTELIQKFSEDYDHITCYGMNEIPPDPESDVQSKKRGRKKQTAAKNLLDRFMRFKEDILRFMYDPDVSFDNNQAERDIRMTKVQQKISGTFRSEQGARNFCRIRGYVSTVNKKSLSVIDSISEIFNGNPLVYLLQN